The DNA window agatcgtggccgtaccaatctggtagtgctccaaatattcttctagaattaTCCTACAAggaacaagtagtggaaagaatatATCAATTACGTGAAAtccattcattggatgcaactggttgtcgtatagtggagtaggagtagcgtatagctagttgatcgtgggtacaCGGATGCCGACTTCAATCAACTGCAGAAGCGAGGCaatagacgtgctccattagactgccaagtctaataaagttagacgccctcgtctaatagcaagatccaaaagaccaccaagtctaatggagttacaCGGCACATATAATtacgtgtcccttcagactaatctgaagaagttagactcattgcgtctaactttcatctgttagactatacgtctaagtacttatctgttagactacacgtctagctacgtatctgttagattacacgtctaactaagtgtctgttagactacacgtctgactaagtgtctgttagactgcacgtctgactacgtgtcagttagactgcacgtctaactatgtgtctattagattacacgtctaactacgtgtctgttagactgcacgtctaattacgtatctattagactgcacgtctaactacgtatctgttagactgcacgcctaactatgtatctgttagattgtaaATGcgtatcagttagactgcacgtctaactacgtatcagttagactgcacgtctaactacgtatcagttagactgcacgtctaactacataccagttagactgtacgtctaactagcCGTACGTCTAACAACTAACAAGTCTAAAGAACCTAATTCaagctaagtctaacttagcacgttttgatgaacctgcaaaaaaataattagacggcttagtttcaatcttatttaagttttacacaaattcgtcatcaaaatatcgttagttaaaaataatttcacccAACACAACTCATCGCAAAAAACATTTGAGAGATGTTTTATCAACTTTCTACTTTTGGTTTTCATTTTGccattattctttttttttcttttattggcTCGCGGGTATACTGGTCGATCATGTGGCCGATCATGAATTGTTATCAATAATGAATGGATTCTGTAGATACAAACAAATTTTGATTGCCCCGCAAGACAAGAAAAAGACCAAGTTTATAATAGAAGTAAGAACTTTCTGTTATAAGGTCATTCctttcaatataaaaaacacGGGAGTCACTTATTAAAGGGTAGCCAGTATGATCCttcatgacatgatccacaatGATGTGGAAATATATGTCGACGACGTGATTGTAAAATCAAAGGATCGAGAAGGACATGTCCTAAACCTCAGAAAATTTCTATAATGAATCAAGAAATATCAACTACGGCTCAACCCAAAGAAATGCACCTTCGGAGTCATAACTAGTAAAATGATAGGATTTTTAATCACACAGAGGGGCATCGAAGCTGACCCCTCTAAGATTTAAGCAATCACGGCTATGTCGATCCCTCGAAATGAATTGATGATCCAAGAGTTAGAAGAAGACTGTGAGGTTGTTAAGGCAGAAGCCATACCGGAATGGGCAAGATGAGAGGATGTGGAAAAAGATGAAGAGTTGGCTAGTAAGTTGCAAAGGGAACTCGTCTCTAAAAAGTCAAAGGAACCTCCGCTATAGGGGGAGGAGTATCCATACCAGAAATATGTGTCTCCACTGAAAGGTGAGCATTATACTGACAATGTCCTCTAGAGTCACGATCTCGGCCGCGAGCACAACCACGACCACAGCCACGAAGGTGAGGATGTAGGAGAAAACACATATCACGAGTATGCCCTGTCTTCTGGCAGTAATCACACAGAGGTGGACTCACATCAACAAAGGGAGGTGTTACTGACGGTGCGGTAACAGGAACATGGGTAGCAACAAGAGCAGAACGATCAGAGTGTTCCGATTGAGGAACCATAGTATGTCGTCGAGTCTACTCCCCCTAAATACGAGCATGGGCAGTCGAAACATCAGGGAGTGGAACTTTCCCGATCAATTCTGCCTTAATGGGATCATAGTAGATATCTAGCGCAACTAGGAAGTCAATCGGACGATTTTCTTCTACAATCCTTTGATAGGCTTCTGCATCTTTCGTACATTCTGCTCTAAAGATGTGATAATGATATAGCTCCGTCCATTACCCAATCAACATAGAGTAGTACTTTGCTAGTGTCCTGTTACCCTATACTGTCTCCCGAACTCTCTTTCGAATCTCATAAACCTTCGAACAATTTCCAGAATGGGAGTACGTCTTAGCTATCAAGATCTAAATTTCTTGAGAAGTGGCAAGAAATAGATACCTCTTCTTAATATTTGGTTCCATTGAATTAAAGAGCCACGTTTTCACCCTGGCATTGTCCGATTCCCAATCATCCAATCTAGGATCATCATCCTTGGGTTTCTTAGACGTCCCATTAATGAATTTATGCTTTCTATTGGCTTGAATCGAAAGTAAACAAGCTGGCGACCATGCAAGATAGTTCGACCCATCCAATTTCATGAGGCTAAGAACGAGGGACGAGTTTAAATGATATCCCCAACTAGAACCACCGTCACTATCTTTGGAACTAGGTTTACCTTCTTCCGACATGGCGAATAAATACAAGCAATCTTCAAGAATAAACCCAATAGTAATTAGAGAGGAAGGGgaaaatagaaaagaaatcCGAACCCTAATTCCATacctctgataccatgttacgAATGAAAGGATTCAATAATAGGGTTTTCTATAATTACAGCCTCTCCAATAGATGGAGATTATATAGAGAGATAAGAGacttaaaatctaatatatttgggccttaatatatatatgggcCTTAATACATAACaccataaatatataaatactatacaatattaacccattattttaacaaatttattcaatccatttttcaacccatattaatgaataatataggTTGGGTAtaggtatgggttgggtaactcaaactaaatttttgtttgtaacacatttattacgtttttgaatcgtttaataattaacatgtttttgtctcggttaacacattttgatctgcttaacaattatttgattattttacttaatttaatacgtttttgaatTATTCAACACATAATAAATACGTGACTCGTTTTATtcaatttcacatgtttttggcacgtttaacacgtttttggcacatttaacatgttttgacacgtttaacatgttttggtacgtttaacacgtttttaacattattaacaTGTGTTTGacatgcttaacacgtttttttccgtttaacacatttatgacACAATTAACATTTTTTGTCCGTTAATTTGTTTTTTGCTCCATTTAATgtctttgacattattatacatttttttatccgtttaatATCATcttgatttgtttgaaattattctgatattttaattactaaattagttgaagaaataataggtgagattaatatgaattacttaattaatatttaaataattcatactaaataaaatctttttgaaTAGTTTaactctatttatttttataaataaattaattaattaattaaagagttGTACAACAATGATATGTCAGTATGACtagattataattaataaatatattattaatgaattttaaattttttaattataaaatatattattaatgaattttaaaacttttaattattttatatttgactgTAATGTAGATCAATGTACGTATTAAAAATCAAGAGAATATATTAGAGTTGGaacatcattaatttatattgaattgataaagagaataaaataaaattaatctaatttgGGTAATAGATTTTACTCTTGAAAGTTTGATTTTCATCCTCCTATTCGCGATTTAAAGCCTAGTATTCAAGTTCTTCTTCAATGTAAATTAATATTCTGAGTTTGAGTTAGGATTAGATTTTGGTCATACTATGTTCACTCTAGATAatacattcataattttatctttCACTAGATTAATTTAGTTCATAAGCTAAGATCCAGTTTGGATTCAACCAAAATGATCAaaaagagaacaaaataaataaaatagaaaaggaaaatgTTCTTCAGTCCATGTTTAGATCACCAATTTCATGTCACATTTTAATTtctgtaaataaataaagttttaaaattaaaaaaagtaaaatctcattatatgattatttaaaaattaacatgcAACTGAAATTTCAGATATTACCctactataattttatttattttttctatatggTTATTCTTCTATTATTGGGCATAAAAGACACAATGTCAATGCCATTTCCCAAATTTTACCAATCATCTAACCATAATTTTTCTATATGGTTATTCTTCTATTCTTCTAttcttctatattttatttcaatgtaCTGATTATTGTGATTATAGCCACATGATTAAGAACAAATAGTTACATAAAACCATGATATAGGATTTAACATTATTCTTTAGATGCATGATAAGTcccaaatataaaatataaatatcatatttttatcaaatgacAAAAGATTAAGAATAATACCACAAAAAACGGACATAAAAGACACAATGTCAATGCCATTTCCCAAATTTTACCAATCATCTAACCATAATCAACATCTATTTCTTTGTGTCATTCAAATGCTTTACAATTTATCTTGGTTTTTTACGTAGAAAATCAGATTTAATGGAAATAACTCAATGGTAAAACATAATAAGTCAAAAATGTCTAGAAGTGAGCTCAACATTGATTTCTCGTCCTATTTACAATACAATCTCggttattttataagatttgagAGGAGATCAACATTTAGTGACGACGATCACATGTTTTTAAACTGTAATGTATGCTTTTGAGATTGCGCACATAAAATTTGTTGATTGTAATTGTTAGTTATTATTCCTCAGATATTCATTGTCtttgtaatttgtttatttaattttgaccTCTTTATTAGCTAAAAGTGACCATCAATtgatgtttgtttatttataagtaGAATGAACATAGTACAgccttattttttttagaggTTAAATATTCTCCAAAACATACAAATTGATCAATTCAACCATTTAATTTTATACTATAGAATCATGTCTCAACAAAACACCCAAACTTACACATTAGGCTTTCACTTTGAATCCCGCCGCATTGTCAATAGTATGAGGTTTGGGCAAACTTCCTTTGTATAAGCAATGACAATATCCAAAAAAACATTTTCCAATTCCACTGACACAAAGGATTGAACATGTAGCATCATCATCACAGTCTAAACGTCTCCTCAAAGATTCCGTCAATGCATATGATGGTGACATCatccctatatatataatatacaaattatttatgtcaattagatcagaaaaataaatatattgactataaataaataacaaatgttGGGGATGAGATATATACCTTGCAAAAACACACTAACTAAGAAGATTGTTATTAGAATATTCTTCTCCATGTTATACTTTTGATAGTAAACACATACAAACTTATTTGTTCTATATTTTTCTCGAGctataatgtaatatttatagtagattttatttattattactttttaggAAGttctctttttaaataatttataattaatataataaaattaatagtataatatttaagtGATATATAATAGTATACACCAATTAAATGCGCCATAAATGGATTCACAAtattctcaatatatatattatgcaaCTTTCCAAAATATGATACTACTAAAAGATAttgtcaattataaaatattatatatatatatatatatatatattataactttttagaaagtttttttaaaataatttataattaatataattaaattcatagtatttaaaaagatatataatagtATACACTAATTAAATGAGCCCTAAAATGGATTCATTATCTAAGGATGGATTTACAATATCTTTAGTAGTATCATATTTTGGTAGTATTTaagtgatatataataatatacacCAATTAAATGCGCCATAGAATGGATTTTCAATATTCTCAGCACTAAATATGATGGATTAACATTATTAAGGATGAATTCACAATATCTTTATTAGTAGTATCatattttggaaaattattatatatatattatgcaaCTTTACAAAATATGATATTACTAAAGATATTATGAATCCatccttatatattttataaaatattatatatatatatatatatatatatatttactttttagaaagttttctttttaaataatttataattaatataattaaattaatagtatTTAAGTGATATATAACAGTATACACCAATTAAATGCGCCATAAAATGGATTCACAATATTCTCAGCACTAAATTTGATGGATTAACATTATCTAAGGATGTATTCACAATATCTTTAGTAGTATCATATTTTGGAAAGttgcataatatataatatataatatataatatatatatatattataatatataatattttatctatgaATATAGTCaattaaagattttaaaattaaagataaaaatagacttattactaatttttttattaaaaataattaaatttcagtccaatttgtattattattttcattataaatattaaaatattatattatatttactttaaaatatatgagaGATATCGGGGTCGTTGAGTGTGCATCAAGTACCTGAGACACCTGATGATACGCTTATACTCATTCGGATCCACTAAATTTTATTGTCGTATCTGgatttataattcatttgtGTGTTTTGGAGTAATATTCAGTTGAAGTTATAATGCTCAGACTCTATAGATAAAATGGATTCGTCATCGCACGAAGTAATTATTGTTTGTGAGTATGGAGTAGTATTTTGATTTGAAACTTACTCGTTGATCACCATGTTCATAAGATTTGTGGAAGGACAAGAGAGTCCAAAGAAATGGGAGGGTGGGTAGAGTTAAGGATGACTtggacaaaaataaaaataataatatataatctagTCGTCAAATACAAGTGTCAAAAGTTAACTCTATTAACTTTTTCattaagttgataaatataaagcattttaccaattttattcatatatatataattttacagcattaataacaaatttaacgTCCCAATAAACACTATGCATACAATTggcattcttaaaaaaaaaaaaaactaattattcttTGTGAACGCGacaattatgttttttattttgcgATACAAAAAAGTCTGAAGTTGATTGTAGATAGGATGATGGAAATAATTTCTCTCAAAACCCcccaacattttaaaattaatttttgtaaataaattgcAAATCAATAGTTAATATGCCTTTATGCGATATTTTACAACAAAAATTTCGGCAGCAAATTTTCTAATCACGAAAATATGATCGGCACAAAAGACATGATCGGAACGATCGACACGATCGTCACGGTACTGGTCGCGGTTCATATTCGTTCATGGTCGCTTGTATTATCAAGAACGTGCACACAATCGACACAGTATTAACTCTAATAGCTAGGtcggtcattcatctacaaagcTTGGTTGGAAGAATTTGGTTTCTAGTTTACCCAGTTCTTTAACAGCTAGGGTTTCTAGTGTATTATATTGTATAACTTCTCTGCTTTGTTGTTGTGTTATGGTCTTCATTAAAACGGGAAGAAAAAGAAGCAATAAGGATAAGTAAGTCAAAGAActtgtgatggaaggtttaagggaggcaaatgaaaagaaaattgataggaTTGCCAAAGAAATTATCTAGAAAAAATAGGAATGCAGCAAAGGTAAGGAACCAATTACTTATACAAATTCTGGAAAAAAATGCAGTAGGAAAATAGGGAAAGAAGGAAGGAATTTGGAAGATTGGTTACAATGAAAAAACAAGTATCTAAggaaaattaaatcataaagCTCTTGATGCACGCAAATAAAGGAGAGATTATActcaacaaaaagaaaatgcaACAAATAATCGTCCAATTGAATGTACACTATTTTGAAGACCGTCATTTACTAAAGAATAAAGAGtatgaaaagatagtaaactggtcagGTTAAACAATGAGGGATATGATAATTTCCCTTAAatcaaagacctatactatcaagAGCAATTTCAGCTAGAAAGTAAATGAAGtctagaaaaataatataggaAAGAAAGTAGAGAATCATGCttataaaggaaaaatctaTTTGGGCGATACTAAAACAAAATTGGAGGTACTAAATTCtacatttgaatttaaactacTAATTGAAGTAGAGAAAAAATGGGTTAAGGAATGAAAAAATATAGTGGATGGAAACTACAAAGAGAAGAACAAagtatcattctcaatcacCAAGAAAATCTTAATGAAACAATGAGAGCACAAGGGACTAGAGAATGTTTATACAAACAAATAcgatctctattttctacagTTCAAGAAGGTATCAAACatggatgatattctgaaacATGTGCATACTTGTTCTGGATCCAACTATATGAATTTGAAGATATGGTCTGAAGAATTGAACCTGCTATGCAAACCAAATGAAATTACCCATATATGGGTTAAGCTTTGGAACATCCCAACACACATGTACAATGtagaagctctaagtcacttttCAAGTTTATTAGGGAAACATTGTAGATGGACTCAATTACAGAAAGAGGAGAGCAACTTACCTTTGATAGAATAAACATTGAAGTGCATTCTCGAAGTACGATTCCAAAGAACATGACAATAGTTAACATGAAAAGAATATCTTCAATCATGGATTTCTCATATGAATGGATGTCACAGAGGTGTTCTTTCtacaatactttccaacatgctAGCACTAAATATGCAAAAGCAATTGAGGAAGAGTAAAAAATCCTAAGaacccaagaagaagaaaagtagaaaaatgaaacggaagaatcaaTAATCAAAGATAATATTGGGGAAGTTAAAGGCAATAAGCAAGGAAAACATGCATAGGAAGTAATCAAGGAAGAATCGgagaatgaaaataaaagatgtAGAAGAAGAAGGTAATGTAGAATTAGATAATGAACAAATaatgaaattgataaaatagGGGATAATGAATAAGATAAGCCTAAAgacaaggaagaggaagaataTAAAAGCAAAGATATAGAAGAAGCGATCAAAGAGGAAACTAAGGTTGTTAATCATCAAACACGTAAAACTGAATTAgagaaaagtagtgacaaaaTCCTTAAAATCCTGAAgaagaatatattttatcatattagtaCGGGTTGATACAGAGAAGATTAAACAATAGGAGCAGACAtgcatcatcatcttcttcaattgaATATCCCTTCATGAAGAACAAGAGAGGAATGAGACATAGAAGAAGGTAATATGGGTAAAAAGGCAGACATGAAGATAACACAGTTGGGATAGATAGATTATAGTATTTGTTCATTGTAATCTGtgtttataatttgatttgactGCTACCATTCATAAACTTTTGGGTCAATCATAGTATCATCGCTAgatatggagttcctcatgccTTGATTTCAGACAATGGTCAAAACTACCAAGAAAAAGTGTTGCAATTGCTCGACGAGTTCAAGATCAAGCATCATAAATCATCGCCCTATAGACCCCAAACCAATGGTGTGGTCAAAGAGACAACAAAAAcgtgattaggatcatcaagaagatgaccagcACGTATAAGGACCTACACGAGAAGCTGCCATATGcccttatggggatatcgtacaACTACAAAAATATCGACGAACAAAAGTCCTTACTCTCTAGTTTATGGCATGGACGTTGTACAATCCATCGAAATAGAAATTTTAACTCTAAGAGTACTCTTAGAGAGTCACGTCATAAAAGAAGACTGGCTCAAGTTTCGATATGACATACTAATAGTAATGGAGGATTGAAGGTTAAACGCTttataaaaaaacccaaaactaCCAAAAACACATTTCAAACATTTTGAATAGGAAGGTCAAACATTGAAACCTTAAAGAAGGTGATCTAGTTCTCAAACGAACCCAGAAACTCCTAGACCTTAAGGGCAACTTTTGACCCTAATGGGAATGACCCTTCCTACATAAGAAAATTCTCTTTAGAGGATTTGTTCGCTTATCTAACATAGAAGGCGAAGAAATCATTGCTCCGTGCAATCTCGATgcgcttaaaagatattttgtataatatcatgCATCTATAGAATGGTTTAAAGCTCGACCTCAAAAGAAGCTTATCTCAACGGAATCCAATCCccaagttttgtataacttgaAACATGAACAAAAGACTCATGATTCGAAATACAATGAATTATTTCTTCtcttatagaaaaataaacagagaagatacgtaggcaacccacATATTTGTGGGCCCGAACTCAAATACATTAATAATCCCTAGTCCATTTCGCAAGAGAAGGAAAATCTTTtggattttatgaaaataagtaGTGGAAAATCCAAGAGCATCGCTTCCTTTCGAGTGATATTCTTAGAAATAAAACTGAGTATTTCACAATAAACCCGATTTAAGAGATATCGGTCATAAGTTCCTTTTGGTTCGTAGAAAATTATCCTGAGAGCAACCCCAATCGAagattttttgaataaaaaagcTAAAAATACCCCATAAAAATTTGGCCGAGAGCCCTAGATTGAAAAAGGACACCTCATCGTTACTTTCGTTAAAGAAAGAGTTGTTTAAAACTCATGCTCCGggaataaaaaacaaaaaattaaaatgccAAAAAGAGAACCGGAATAAACTCCAAAAActctaaaacattaaaaaaaatattttgtgttgGTTGAGGTAATGAAATCACCATTCGTGCTCAATCAAACTCTCGTCTTGATTGCCATGATAAGAGTAGAATATATCGAttctatcagatacaccccaggaaagaaaaaaaaataaaatgctcAAATTGTTGAGGTCTTGAAATCATTGTCTGTGGCCTACACAAGATCTGAATCTTGATTGCGTATGGAAAATGCATGGATGTACCAATTCTACCAGATAAACCCAAAGAAGAAAGTCGAAAGCCTCTCCCAAATATTTTTGCGATGAGTTGAACTTTCAAGAAATGTGGTTCAAGGCCGagcaaacaaaaataagttacaTTATTTTGTCAAAAGGTCAAGATGTTGAACGCCTTCCTAGGATCGAGTCACTTATTAAAGGGTAGCCACTATGATCCTTCAcgacatgatccacaaggatGTGGAAGTATATGTCGACGACATGATTGTAAAATCAAAGGATCGAGAAGGATATGTAATAAACCTCGGAAAATTCTTGCAATGAATCAAGAAATATCGATTACGGCTCAACCCAAAGAAATGCACCTTCGGATTCATAACTAGTAAAATGCTAGGATTTTTAATCACATAGAGGGGCATCGAAGCTAACCCCTCTAAGATTTATGCAATCACGGCTATGTCGATCCCTCGAAATGAATTGTTGATCCAAGAGTTAGAAGAAGACTATGAGGTTGTTAAGGCAGAAGCCATACCAGAATGGGCAAGATGAGAGGAcgtggaagaagtagaagagTTGGTTAGCAAGTTGCGAAGGGCACTCATCTCCGAAACTGTCAAAGGAACCTCCGCTATAGGTGGAGGAGTATCCATACAAGAAATCTGTGTCTCCACTGAAAGGTGAGCATTATACAGACGATGTCCTCTAGAGTCACGACCTCGGCTGCGAGCACGATCACGACCACGGACACGAAGGTGAGGATCTAGGAGAAAACACCTATCACGAGTATGCCCTTTCTTCTGGCACTGATCACACAAAGGTGGACTCACATCAACAAAGGGAGGTGCTACTGACGGGGTGGTAACAGGAACATGGGTAGCAACAAGAGCAGAACGATCAGAGTATTATGATTGAGGAACCATAGTATGTCATCGAGTCTTCTCCCCTTGAATACGAGCATGGGTAGTCGAAACATCAGGGAGTGAAACTTTCCCGATCAATTCTTCCTTAATGGGATCATAGTAGATATCTAGCGCAGCTAGGAAGTCAATTAGACGATCTTCTTTTACAATCCTTTGATAGGCTTCTGTATCTTTCGTACATTCTGCTCTAAAGATGCGATAATGATCTAGCTCCTTCCATAACCCAGTCAACTTAGAGTAGTACTTTGCTAGTGTCCTGTTACCCTGTACTGTCTCCCGAACTCTCTTTCAAATCTCATAAACCTTCGAACAATTTCCAGAATGGGATTACGTCTTAGCTATCAAGCTCTAAATTTCTTGAGCAGTGGCAAGAAATAGATAGCTCTTCCGAATATTTGGTTCCATAGAATTAAACAGCCACGTTTTCACCATGGCA is part of the Impatiens glandulifera chromosome 1, dImpGla2.1, whole genome shotgun sequence genome and encodes:
- the LOC124942134 gene encoding uncharacterized protein LOC124942134; protein product: MSEEGKPSSKDSDGGSSWGYHLNSSLVLSLMKLDGSNYLAWSPACLLSIQANRKHKFINGTSKKPKDDDPRLDDWESDNARVKTWLFNSMEPNIKKRAECTKDAEAYQRIVEENRPIDFLVALDIYYDPIKAELIGKVPLPDVSTAHARI